The following DNA comes from Verrucomicrobiota bacterium JB022.
GATGCCATGTTGAGGAAGATGCTTTCCAGGTAGGCGGGCACGAAGGCGATCTGGGGCGCGGCGGAGAAGTCGGCTTCGATCTGGGCGTCCAGAGCCTCAACCTCGGATGCGAGGATCTGTTTCACCTTTTGCAGCACGTCCTCAAAGGCGAGGACTGCGCGCTCTTGCTCCACCTGGCTTTGCACCTTCACCAGTTCGGACAGCTCTTCGATCGTGCTGAAGAGTGTTTCGCTGGTGGAGCCGAAGAGCTCGATCAGCTCTTCGCGCATCTCGGCATCGTCTTCGGTGCGGTAGAGGTCGAGCAGGCTGCGCAGGTTGCCCGTGTGGGTGCGCAGGTTGTGCGTCACGATATGTGCAAAGTGGGTCAGCCGGGTGTTTTGCTTGCTCACGACTTCCAGGGTGCGGCGCAGCTCCAGCTCGCGGCGCTTGGGTTCGTCGATGTTCTGGAGAATGCCCCGCAGCTTCACCACCTCGCCTTTGGAGTCGAGAACGGGTTCGCCGCGGGCTCGTGCCCAAAAAATTTCCCCTTCCACCGGCTGCAGGCGCAACTGCAGCTCGAAGGGTTTGCAGGCGAGGCGGCACTGCTTGACGGCTTCGGTGATGGTGGGCCGGTCTTCCTCGACATAGAAGTCTATCCCCGTCAGCAGGTCGGGCTTGAAATCGGAGGCGACGCCATGCATTTCCCGCACTTCGGGGGACCAGTAGAGCGTTTCGTTGACGAAATCGAGCTCCCAGCTGCCGATCATGGCGAGGCGCGTCACCTCGTGCAGGTGGTAGCTTTGGCGTTCGAGCGCGAGCTCCTTTTCCTTGCGGTCCTGAATGTCGAGCATGGCGCCGATCATGCGCAGCGGCTGGCCGTCGGTGGCGCGGGTGCAGGTGCCGTGCGCTTCCACCCAGTGGTAGTGTCCGTGCTGGTGGCGCACGCGGAATTCGACCCGGTAGGGCAGGCCTTCCTCAAAGTGGTTGCGCGCGGCCAGGCGGACTTTTTCCCGGTCGTCGGGGTGCATCAGCTGGTAGAGCGTCTCGCGCGAGGCTGGCAGCGCGCCCGCCTCGTAGCCCAGGATCTCGTAGAGCCGGTCCGACCAGATGGCCTCGCCGGTCTCGACGTTGTGGTCCCAGATGCCAGCGTGGATGTTGGAAAGGATGAGGTGGAGCTGCTCGAAACTGGCTTCGAAGGCCTGTTGCTGCTCCTGTTCGCGGGTGACGTCGAAGCAGCAGCCAAACATGAGGGAAGGCCGCCCATCGGGCGTCCAGCTGGCGATGCGGCCAAAGCTGTGCACCCAGATGATGCCGCCTTCGCGGTGGCGCGCGCGGAAGGTGCAGCGAAAGGGGATGCGGCCCTTGCTCAAAATATGCTGCTCACGCACCCGGGCGACGAGGGTGAGGTCGTCGGGTAAAATGAGTACGCGGAGGTCGTGCCGGTTCTGGACGGTGGTGGCCGAGATGCCGAAGATCGCCAAGGCTCCCGGGCTGAGAAACATCTCTTCGCTCGCGATATCCCAGGTCCAGTAGCCGGCGCGGCTGCCTTCGATCAATGTTTCGAACCGCAGGTCCTGCTCGTCGATCCGCTGGCGCAGGCGGGTGTTTTCGGCGCGCAGCTGGCGCAGCTCGGCGGCTGGGTCTTGGCCTTCGGGCCCGGCAGTGTCTACGGCGTTCGACATTAAAAACATTTGTTCTAGTTAACCAAGATCGGAGTCTTTTCCCTCTCACTTAGGTTTTTACACCAGATGCGCCGGATTCGCGAATGAGCAACGTCGGGTGTTTCCCCGTTACAGGGCGTTTGTCCTCATGCTTTACCCGGCAATGAAGCGGACGCCTTCGATATGGGCACAGTTGGGCAAGCTGCGCAGCGCCGTCATGATCCGGTCTTCGGTAAATTGCAGCTCGCGGCGGACGATGGAGTTGCCCACCCGGACGAGCAAGACGCCATCGGTGTCGATCTTGGTGGGGGCGCAGCGTTGGGCATAGCGCGCGCCGACGATGCGGGCCCAGTTTTGCA
Coding sequences within:
- a CDS encoding DUF721 domain-containing protein, whose amino-acid sequence is MFYSRQVNNLLSNLKGLPEDESHSLDRGAKRLDSLMEVIFERHKIDQETPEETVMQNWARIVGARYAQRCAPTKIDTDGVLLVRVGNSIVRRELQFTEDRIMTALRSLPNCAHIEGVRFIAG
- a CDS encoding PAS domain-containing protein — translated: MSNAVDTAGPEGQDPAAELRQLRAENTRLRQRIDEQDLRFETLIEGSRAGYWTWDIASEEMFLSPGALAIFGISATTVQNRHDLRVLILPDDLTLVARVREQHILSKGRIPFRCTFRARHREGGIIWVHSFGRIASWTPDGRPSLMFGCCFDVTREQEQQQAFEASFEQLHLILSNIHAGIWDHNVETGEAIWSDRLYEILGYEAGALPASRETLYQLMHPDDREKVRLAARNHFEEGLPYRVEFRVRHQHGHYHWVEAHGTCTRATDGQPLRMIGAMLDIQDRKEKELALERQSYHLHEVTRLAMIGSWELDFVNETLYWSPEVREMHGVASDFKPDLLTGIDFYVEEDRPTITEAVKQCRLACKPFELQLRLQPVEGEIFWARARGEPVLDSKGEVVKLRGILQNIDEPKRRELELRRTLEVVSKQNTRLTHFAHIVTHNLRTHTGNLRSLLDLYRTEDDAEMREELIELFGSTSETLFSTIEELSELVKVQSQVEQERAVLAFEDVLQKVKQILASEVEALDAQIEADFSAAPQIAFVPAYLESIFLNMASNALKYRSPERVPLLRIRSRPLPGGHVELAFRDNGQGIDLQRHGHKLFGLYQTFHRNADAHGVGLFLVKSQVESQGGSVSVRSEVDVGTTFTFVL